The following are from one region of the Phormidium sp. PBR-2020 genome:
- a CDS encoding glycosyltransferase family 4 protein, with protein MTVDAPSASSPRISILVSDLSKQGAGRWGGAVRTFLLAQALERLGAKVTICGFIFGDDPGEPTVGDFPMVTVPGAFYPGFIGRSRELLRQLDTDIIYALRPKPTTLGLALWHKRQTGCPVILDIDDWELSWHGGDRFRYRPKLKQLARDILKPEGALRYPDHPLYLRWMESQVSKADAVTVHTQFLQDRFGGVNVPNGKDTDLFNPDDYDSQLSREVHGFSTYRILMFPGAPRPYKGIEDVLKALEHLNREDLRLVIVGGSPYDDYDQQLRRRWGRWIIQLPPQPSTKMPFVVAGADIIVVPQRETPAALAQFPLKLTDGMSMAKPILATRVGDIPEILQESGYLVKPEAPEAIAKQICWILEHPEEAKQRGALARQRCVEHYSLAAMSHILAGVVQGLSSSPHL; from the coding sequence ACGAACGTTTTTATTGGCGCAGGCCCTAGAACGCCTGGGGGCTAAGGTCACAATTTGTGGGTTTATCTTTGGCGATGACCCCGGTGAACCCACGGTGGGTGATTTTCCCATGGTGACGGTTCCGGGGGCGTTTTATCCTGGCTTTATTGGGCGATCGCGAGAGTTACTCAGGCAACTGGATACGGATATTATCTATGCCCTACGTCCGAAGCCAACAACCTTGGGACTGGCATTGTGGCATAAACGCCAGACTGGCTGTCCGGTTATCTTGGATATTGATGATTGGGAGTTAAGCTGGCATGGGGGCGATCGCTTTCGCTATCGACCCAAACTCAAACAACTGGCTCGGGATATCCTCAAGCCAGAGGGGGCATTGCGCTACCCGGATCATCCCCTATATCTACGATGGATGGAGTCTCAGGTGTCAAAAGCAGACGCGGTGACGGTTCATACTCAGTTTTTGCAGGATCGCTTTGGGGGGGTGAATGTTCCCAATGGCAAGGATACGGATTTATTTAACCCGGACGACTATGATTCTCAACTTAGCCGTGAGGTGCATGGCTTCTCGACGTACCGAATTTTGATGTTTCCAGGGGCCCCTCGCCCTTATAAGGGGATTGAGGATGTCCTCAAGGCGTTAGAGCATCTTAACCGTGAGGATTTGCGCTTGGTCATCGTCGGTGGAAGTCCCTATGATGATTATGATCAGCAGTTACGCCGCCGTTGGGGACGCTGGATTATCCAATTACCCCCGCAACCGTCTACGAAAATGCCCTTTGTGGTGGCTGGGGCTGATATCATTGTGGTTCCTCAACGGGAAACTCCGGCGGCCTTAGCCCAGTTTCCACTTAAGTTAACGGATGGAATGTCTATGGCGAAACCCATTTTGGCAACCCGGGTTGGGGATATTCCCGAAATTCTTCAAGAGTCCGGGTATTTAGTAAAACCTGAGGCTCCTGAGGCGATCGCTAAACAGATTTGCTGGATTTTGGAGCATCCCGAAGAGGCCAAGCAACGGGGAGCGTTAGCCCGACAACGGTGTGTGGAACACTATAGTCTTGCGGCTATGTCCCATATCCTGGCTGGGGTGGTTCAAGGACTTTCATCCTCCCCACATCTGTAA
- a CDS encoding ATP-binding cassette domain-containing protein, with protein MSPNKLLLKVALQSPYLFIGTVLFGFSGAVFNSVSVTLIVPLILSLLGQEASMMGSMPPVIQQAMGFADNISGDYRVAILTAVVFLAIALKNFSGYASNLVGTALGQSISRTLRYDGVDVFLNVDIDFYSNNKIGDIMNKINAEMSRTSAAIRSFSQLVVAGITIVFFVIILTSISWQLTLTSIIVLSLVVLINQVFIKRAKKFGQKLTNDTRALTNKLIETLSGINLIKTVATEDLESNRLKELIYARERSEFKSQANSAIISPINETAGIMALLMIVLAARYLFVEQIEALSAVILTYLLLLFRLLPVVGTVNNIRSGLSNKSASILVVSDYLDRTNKPFMKNGSIPFKKLTKGIKFESVDFRYGSGNQELALQNIDLWIPRGKTVALVGSSGAGKSTLADLIPRFYDPCDGRIKFDDEDLRSYDLKTIRRRMGIVSQDTFLFNNSVLYNLTYGCEWAGEAEAIDAAKRANAYEFIMNLPQGFDTDIGDRGVMLSGGQRQRLAIARAIIRDPEILILDEATSALDTLSERLVQEAIEELCHDRTTIVIAHRLSTIRNADQIVVMERGQIMEVGDHSSLLERDGYYSTLYQAQFAQDNEDAIQQARRETLINTSYEVRTRLNPMIGFLNLLVDDIVDSPEERQELTQEAYESAVRLLKTLQFLESSARAE; from the coding sequence ATGTCTCCCAATAAGCTCTTACTAAAAGTTGCACTTCAATCGCCATATTTGTTTATAGGGACAGTCCTGTTTGGATTTTCGGGAGCGGTGTTTAATAGTGTCAGTGTGACCTTGATTGTGCCGCTGATTTTGTCCCTCCTGGGACAGGAAGCCAGCATGATGGGCAGTATGCCGCCGGTGATTCAGCAGGCGATGGGGTTCGCGGATAATATCTCGGGAGATTATCGAGTCGCTATCTTAACAGCGGTTGTCTTCCTGGCGATCGCCCTCAAGAACTTTTCAGGCTATGCCAGTAATTTGGTGGGCACGGCTCTCGGACAATCGATTTCTCGGACTTTACGCTACGATGGTGTTGATGTCTTCTTGAATGTGGATATTGATTTTTATTCCAACAACAAGATTGGCGACATCATGAACAAGATAAATGCGGAAATGTCCCGTACATCAGCAGCGATTCGCTCATTTAGTCAACTTGTAGTTGCGGGAATTACCATTGTATTTTTTGTTATAATCCTGACTTCAATTTCTTGGCAGCTAACCCTTACGTCGATTATTGTATTAAGTTTGGTTGTGTTAATTAACCAAGTTTTTATCAAGCGAGCCAAGAAATTTGGTCAGAAATTGACGAATGATACGCGGGCTTTAACGAATAAGCTGATTGAGACCTTGTCGGGAATTAACTTAATTAAAACCGTTGCCACAGAGGATTTAGAATCTAACAGGCTCAAAGAACTAATTTACGCCCGTGAGCGTAGTGAGTTCAAATCTCAGGCTAACTCAGCCATTATTTCTCCTATCAATGAAACCGCAGGGATTATGGCTCTGCTTATGATTGTCTTGGCAGCTCGCTATCTGTTTGTGGAACAAATTGAAGCCCTGTCAGCAGTTATTTTGACCTATCTTTTACTCTTATTTCGCTTGCTGCCTGTGGTGGGAACTGTTAACAATATCCGCAGTGGTTTATCAAATAAAAGTGCCAGTATTTTGGTGGTTTCTGATTATTTAGATCGGACTAACAAGCCGTTTATGAAGAATGGTTCAATTCCCTTTAAGAAGTTAACAAAGGGCATCAAGTTTGAGTCGGTTGATTTTCGCTATGGCAGTGGTAATCAGGAGTTAGCATTACAAAACATTGATTTATGGATTCCCCGAGGCAAAACGGTGGCCTTAGTGGGAAGTTCTGGGGCAGGTAAATCGACCTTGGCAGATTTGATTCCTCGCTTTTATGACCCCTGTGATGGACGAATTAAGTTTGATGATGAGGATTTGCGGAGTTATGACCTGAAAACCATACGTCGTCGTATGGGAATTGTCAGCCAGGATACCTTCTTGTTTAATAACTCGGTGTTATATAACCTCACCTATGGCTGTGAATGGGCCGGGGAAGCCGAGGCCATTGATGCCGCCAAACGGGCTAATGCTTATGAATTTATTATGAATTTGCCCCAGGGCTTTGATACGGACATCGGCGATCGCGGGGTGATGCTGTCTGGGGGACAACGACAACGACTGGCGATCGCCCGAGCCATTATTCGCGATCCCGAAATCTTGATCCTCGATGAAGCCACAAGCGCCCTGGATACTCTATCAGAACGGTTGGTGCAAGAGGCGATTGAAGAACTCTGCCATGATCGCACCACGATTGTTATTGCTCACCGCCTCTCAACGATTCGCAATGCCGACCAAATTGTGGTCATGGAACGAGGACAAATCATGGAAGTCGGGGATCACAGCTCACTCTTGGAACGAGACGGCTACTATTCCACGCTCTACCAAGCTCAGTTCGCCCAGGATAATGAGGATGCCATTCAACAGGCCCGACGGGAAACCCTGATTAATACCTCCTATGAGGTTCGCACCCGTCTCAACCCCATGATTGGTTTCCTTAATCTGTTGGTAGACGACATTGTCGATTCCCCGGAAGAACGCCAAGAACTGACTCAAGAGGCCTATGAGTCCGCTGTGCGACTTCTCAAAACATTACAGTTTTTAGAGAGCAGTGCTAGAGCGGAGTAG
- a CDS encoding acyl-CoA thioesterase, with translation MIYQHTIHLEDTDAAGVVYFARLLSICHYAYEAAIAEAGASLARLLAEGTLALPIVEAQIRFLQPLYCGELITIEVTPQRLSESEFEILYSVKRAGGDNRPVSQASTRHVCIHPQTRQRQSLGPELARWLG, from the coding sequence ATGATTTACCAGCATACCATTCATCTTGAGGATACCGATGCGGCGGGCGTGGTCTATTTTGCCCGTTTACTCTCGATTTGTCATTATGCCTATGAGGCGGCGATCGCCGAAGCGGGGGCGAGTTTAGCCCGTCTTTTGGCGGAGGGGACACTAGCACTTCCGATTGTAGAGGCACAGATTCGCTTTCTCCAGCCCCTCTATTGTGGGGAGCTGATTACCATTGAGGTGACCCCTCAGAGGCTGAGTGAGAGTGAGTTTGAGATTCTCTACTCTGTCAAACGTGCTGGGGGCGATAATCGCCCGGTGAGTCAGGCCTCAACCCGCCATGTCTGTATCCACCCGCAAACCCGCCAGCGCCAGTCTCTAGGGCCAGAGTTGGCCCGCTGGTTGGGATAG
- a CDS encoding sensor domain-containing diguanylate cyclase, with translation MVPFNTQDLANLTAYDLSQLIRCFLSFNSNPLENIHRLINLGCELTGGICACYQSQPHANSHETSPVEPLICVVDGSDRSGCRRGQPLPTSKQYALDSLPCPKCNCQEQRTPWSYMSRYRVITTDIHGKLLLCHDSEMHLSLSQEQVLRLVAQAIAIEEERLHAQERQQLQQQREIIVARIASQIRESLDLRQILSNTVASLLDFLEADRVIICRIQEDGKGEVVEEARNPDVVSMVGWTLSDPWIVDRQSHQDYLSGQVLVLQDTANANLEPGVQQLMDFFEVRSRLVMPIILTKGLERDPSTDDPSNQQPWGLLMVHQCHHPRQWQAEEMNVLPQLATQLAIAIQQAQLYQQVQTANRELSELATQDGLTQIANRRRFDEYLDHEWRRLLRSPAPLSLILFDIDFFKQYNDTHGHLAGDHCLKQVAQTLKTLMQRATDLVARYGGEEFAIILPETTESGAHFLAEQVRSRIARTPMIDVQARNHKSVNHQITVSVGVATQTPFPEASPQLLIAAADTALYRAKNEGRNRVCLATAEDFTQGD, from the coding sequence TTGGTTCCATTTAATACCCAAGACCTAGCGAACTTAACGGCTTATGATTTAAGTCAACTCATTCGCTGTTTTTTGAGTTTTAACAGTAACCCCCTAGAAAATATCCACCGCCTCATCAATTTAGGCTGCGAATTAACGGGAGGAATTTGTGCCTGTTATCAAAGTCAGCCTCACGCCAATAGTCATGAGACTTCACCGGTCGAACCCTTAATTTGTGTGGTGGATGGCTCAGATCGCTCGGGTTGTCGTCGTGGTCAGCCGCTGCCAACGAGTAAGCAATATGCCTTGGATTCTTTGCCTTGTCCAAAATGCAACTGTCAAGAACAAAGAACCCCTTGGAGCTACATGAGCCGTTATCGAGTGATCACTACTGATATTCACGGCAAACTTTTGCTATGCCATGACTCAGAAATGCACCTGAGTTTGAGTCAGGAACAGGTGTTACGGTTAGTGGCCCAGGCGATCGCCATTGAAGAAGAGCGCCTACATGCCCAAGAACGCCAGCAACTTCAACAACAACGAGAAATTATAGTTGCGCGGATTGCCAGTCAAATCCGAGAATCTCTGGATCTACGTCAGATTCTCAGCAACACGGTAGCCAGTTTATTAGACTTTTTAGAAGCCGATCGAGTGATTATTTGCCGGATCCAAGAAGACGGTAAAGGGGAAGTGGTAGAAGAAGCCCGCAACCCTGATGTCGTCTCAATGGTCGGCTGGACCCTGAGTGACCCCTGGATTGTCGATCGCCAATCTCATCAAGACTATCTCTCGGGCCAAGTATTAGTCTTACAAGATACCGCCAACGCCAATCTAGAGCCTGGAGTTCAGCAACTCATGGACTTTTTTGAAGTGCGCTCCCGTCTCGTGATGCCGATTATTTTGACGAAAGGGTTGGAGAGAGACCCCTCAACCGACGACCCCTCAAATCAGCAACCCTGGGGGTTATTAATGGTACATCAATGCCATCATCCCCGCCAATGGCAAGCCGAGGAAATGAACGTCTTGCCGCAGTTAGCCACTCAGTTGGCGATCGCCATCCAACAAGCCCAGCTTTACCAACAAGTCCAAACTGCCAATCGAGAATTGAGCGAACTCGCCACCCAAGATGGTCTGACCCAAATTGCCAACCGCCGACGCTTTGATGAGTATCTCGATCACGAATGGCGACGGCTGCTGCGATCGCCGGCCCCCCTATCTCTCATTCTCTTCGACATTGATTTTTTCAAACAATATAATGACACCCATGGCCATCTAGCCGGTGATCACTGTTTAAAGCAGGTCGCCCAAACCCTCAAAACCCTAATGCAACGAGCCACAGACCTCGTGGCCCGTTACGGCGGTGAAGAATTTGCCATCATCCTACCCGAAACCACCGAGTCAGGGGCCCACTTCCTCGCCGAACAAGTGCGATCGCGCATCGCCCGTACCCCCATGATTGATGTCCAGGCCCGTAACCATAAGTCTGTCAACCACCAAATCACCGTCAGCGTCGGCGTCGCCACTCAAACCCCCTTTCCCGAAGCCAGTCCCCAATTACTCATCGCCGCTGCCGACACCGCCCTCTACCGGGCCAAAAACGAAGGTCGCAATCGCGTCTGTCTCGCTACAGCCGAAGATTTTACCCAAGGCGACTGA
- a CDS encoding diguanylate cyclase produces MTLVPSNTSIWDLFEHLCKCVCRFDADGQIIIANGGFYEAFPLLNGGDEHSGEPDTLEMPSDTWASQTIFARILEGDRQRFYQACRSLSPSQPEVSLTLSSSATQPEAWQWTVRARFRDSGEVLEYQALAQPGGDRPLVTPSLCRREVPEVNIQEAHRYRLLTHHAPVGIFQFNPQGEVTFVNPSWCKITGLSLDDALGQGWTQALHPEDYDRVVEVARHIREEITSCEFRFVTPQGQVVWVLGNSVPLWDEFGNFQGSVGTILDITERKQAQNQEAQLKQLSRALEQCGDNVIITNREGKIVYVNSGFERLTGYTEAEALGATPSILRSGFHKREFYRNLWNTIHQGQVFYGVFTNRKKSGELFAEQKTITPLRDERGEITHYISTGKDVTERQRAEERLEQVNRCFLNFSSNPLENIGRLTTLCGTLLAAKGAIYQRSLGEHLHSVCTWGDVSFEQQGNKQSLVEWLEDCGSSSACPRLETPGDTWYEPISRVWRTLVRTGDRVVGLLSLGYAQSPQQSADDRRLFGIIATAIAIEEEQHRVAEALRRQMERDRALSKLSHHIHRSLELSEILPATAKAVREFLGSDSVLICSLNEKASQATVVAKATILEDPPLEQVVLKAFSLKTNCLEEYRQTQHITRLPIKICHRYCELEGFKESKTHIIAPILQGTHLWGLIIAQNCRIYRQWTESEQEFLRQVATQLGIATQQSKLYEELKVANGSLQKLATIDGLTQVANRRQFDEFLAQSWQTSLEQQQPLGIILCDIDFFKPYNDTYGHQAGDDCLKQVAGAISQTVTAEDSLVARYGGEEFVVVVNGAKYQRIITLVQEIRRAVESLQIPHRSSNAHPWVTLSVGAARLIPRREWTSEDLLRRADQALYKAKADGRNCGRVAKC; encoded by the coding sequence GTGACACTTGTTCCATCCAATACCTCTATTTGGGATTTATTTGAACATCTGTGTAAGTGTGTTTGCCGCTTTGATGCAGATGGACAGATTATCATTGCCAATGGTGGCTTCTATGAGGCATTTCCACTCCTAAATGGGGGTGACGAGCACTCTGGTGAGCCGGATACTCTTGAGATGCCGTCTGACACTTGGGCATCTCAAACAATTTTTGCACGCATTCTTGAAGGCGATCGCCAACGATTTTATCAGGCCTGTCGTTCCCTTTCTCCGAGCCAACCGGAGGTAAGTCTAACCCTATCCTCTTCGGCAACACAGCCAGAGGCTTGGCAATGGACAGTGCGGGCCCGTTTTAGGGACTCCGGAGAGGTTCTCGAATATCAAGCCCTGGCTCAGCCAGGGGGCGATCGCCCCTTAGTCACCCCCAGTCTATGTCGGCGTGAGGTTCCGGAGGTAAATATTCAGGAGGCTCACCGCTATCGTCTATTAACCCATCATGCTCCCGTTGGCATTTTCCAGTTCAATCCTCAAGGGGAGGTCACCTTTGTTAATCCCAGTTGGTGCAAAATTACCGGACTCTCCCTGGATGATGCCTTAGGTCAGGGTTGGACTCAAGCGCTGCATCCGGAAGACTACGATCGCGTTGTGGAAGTGGCCCGTCACATCCGCGAAGAAATTACAAGCTGTGAATTTCGCTTTGTCACCCCCCAAGGACAAGTCGTCTGGGTTCTCGGGAATAGCGTCCCCCTATGGGATGAGTTCGGCAATTTTCAAGGGTCTGTGGGCACAATTCTCGATATCACTGAACGCAAACAAGCCCAAAACCAAGAGGCTCAACTGAAACAGCTTTCGAGAGCGTTAGAGCAATGTGGCGATAATGTCATCATCACCAATCGTGAGGGCAAGATTGTCTATGTTAACTCAGGATTTGAACGACTAACCGGCTACACAGAAGCCGAGGCCTTAGGGGCTACTCCCTCGATTTTGCGATCGGGATTCCATAAGCGAGAGTTTTATCGCAATCTTTGGAACACTATCCATCAGGGGCAGGTATTTTATGGGGTATTTACTAATCGTAAAAAATCTGGTGAACTGTTTGCGGAACAGAAAACAATCACCCCCCTACGAGATGAACGTGGAGAAATCACCCATTACATTTCCACTGGCAAAGACGTCACCGAACGGCAGCGAGCCGAAGAACGCTTAGAACAGGTCAATCGTTGTTTCTTAAACTTTAGCAGTAACCCCCTGGAAAATATTGGCCGCTTAACCACTCTTTGCGGGACATTACTGGCAGCAAAGGGGGCAATTTATCAGCGCAGTTTGGGGGAGCACCTCCACTCCGTCTGTACCTGGGGTGATGTCTCCTTTGAGCAGCAGGGGAACAAGCAATCCTTAGTCGAGTGGCTGGAGGATTGCGGTTCAAGTTCAGCCTGTCCCCGCTTAGAAACCCCAGGAGATACCTGGTATGAACCCATATCCCGGGTTTGGCGGACCCTAGTCCGCACCGGCGATCGCGTTGTGGGACTGTTGAGCCTTGGCTACGCTCAGTCCCCGCAACAAAGTGCCGATGACCGCCGCCTATTCGGTATTATTGCCACGGCGATCGCCATTGAAGAGGAGCAGCATCGGGTCGCCGAAGCCTTACGCCGTCAAATGGAACGAGACCGGGCCCTAAGTAAGCTGAGTCATCATATTCACCGCTCCTTAGAACTTTCGGAAATTCTCCCCGCCACTGCGAAAGCTGTACGGGAGTTTTTAGGAAGCGACTCGGTTTTAATTTGCTCTCTTAATGAGAAAGCCAGCCAAGCAACAGTGGTGGCCAAGGCAACGATTCTAGAAGACCCCCCGCTAGAGCAAGTTGTACTAAAAGCGTTCTCCCTAAAAACGAACTGTTTAGAGGAATATAGGCAAACGCAACACATCACTCGATTACCAATTAAAATTTGTCATCGCTATTGTGAACTGGAAGGATTTAAGGAAAGCAAAACTCATATCATTGCCCCAATCTTGCAAGGCACTCATCTTTGGGGCTTAATCATTGCTCAAAATTGTCGTATTTATCGTCAGTGGACGGAGAGTGAACAAGAGTTTTTGCGCCAAGTTGCGACCCAACTTGGGATTGCAACGCAACAATCTAAACTCTATGAAGAGCTAAAGGTCGCCAATGGCAGCCTACAAAAATTAGCCACTATTGATGGATTAACTCAGGTGGCTAACCGGCGACAATTTGATGAATTTTTAGCCCAATCCTGGCAAACATCTCTCGAACAACAACAACCCCTGGGGATTATTCTCTGTGATATCGACTTCTTTAAACCCTACAACGATACCTACGGTCATCAAGCCGGAGATGACTGCCTCAAACAGGTGGCGGGCGCAATTTCTCAAACAGTTACGGCAGAGGATAGTCTTGTAGCTCGTTACGGCGGAGAAGAGTTTGTGGTTGTGGTTAATGGGGCAAAATATCAGAGAATTATTACATTAGTTCAAGAGATTCGCCGGGCCGTGGAGAGTTTACAGATTCCCCACCGTAGTTCCAATGCTCATCCCTGGGTGACTTTAAGTGTGGGGGCAGCTCGCCTCATTCCCCGACGAGAGTGGACATCCGAGGATTTGTTACGACGGGCCGATCAGGCTCTTTATAAAGCGAAAGCTGATGGCCGTAACTGTGGGCGTGTTGCTAAATGTTAA
- a CDS encoding M28 family peptidase yields the protein MGFRHYLLSAILMLGLLGCGGDRPSSQGQNTPPPSEPPQETITAPRPSPTMPISDSAPKIDGDRLFQTVEALAFPRFEEGDRRRARDYLRGELETAGWTVQNHEFDEGVNLVAQREGTQPNATTILLGAHYDTVPDSPGADDNASAVATVLEAARLLTTPTPQALRLVLFDREEIGLQGSFAYVSPETVDNLSGAIILEMTGYACRERGCQTYPPGLPDSLPEQGDFLGVVGNLPYRHLTDAFQNRSHSSFPDIVTLNVPVGPILDLLRSDHAPFWLVGAPAVMVTDTANFRNPHYHRPSDTPETLDRPFLEGSAQAVVDVLHHLLHRPEADDESV from the coding sequence ATGGGGTTTCGTCACTATCTTTTGAGTGCCATTCTGATGTTGGGACTTCTCGGCTGTGGGGGCGATCGCCCCTCATCCCAGGGCCAGAACACGCCTCCCCCCTCAGAACCGCCTCAAGAGACGATTACAGCACCTCGTCCTTCCCCCACCATGCCTATCTCGGACTCCGCCCCGAAGATTGATGGCGATCGCCTGTTCCAAACCGTGGAAGCCCTGGCCTTTCCCCGTTTTGAGGAGGGCGATCGCCGTCGGGCCCGTGACTATCTGCGAGGGGAACTCGAAACCGCTGGCTGGACAGTGCAGAACCACGAGTTCGACGAAGGTGTGAATCTCGTCGCACAACGGGAGGGGACCCAGCCCAATGCCACGACAATTTTGCTGGGGGCCCATTATGATACGGTTCCCGACTCCCCCGGTGCTGACGATAATGCTAGTGCCGTAGCCACCGTCCTCGAAGCAGCCCGGCTTCTGACGACCCCCACCCCCCAAGCCTTGCGGCTCGTCTTATTTGACCGAGAAGAAATTGGCTTACAGGGCAGTTTCGCCTATGTTTCCCCAGAAACTGTGGATAATCTTTCAGGAGCGATTATCCTAGAGATGACAGGCTACGCTTGTCGAGAAAGGGGATGCCAAACCTATCCCCCCGGATTACCCGACTCGCTACCCGAGCAAGGGGATTTTCTCGGGGTGGTGGGAAATCTCCCCTACCGTCATCTCACTGATGCCTTCCAAAATCGATCCCACTCGAGTTTCCCGGACATTGTGACCCTCAATGTTCCCGTCGGTCCGATTCTAGATTTACTCCGTAGTGATCATGCCCCCTTTTGGTTAGTGGGGGCCCCGGCGGTAATGGTCACGGATACGGCTAACTTTCGTAACCCCCATTATCACCGTCCTAGTGATACCCCAGAGACACTCGATCGCCCCTTTTTAGAAGGATCCGCTCAAGCAGTGGTGGATGTTCTCCATCATCTTTTGCATCGCCCTGAAGCCGATGATGAGTCCGTCTAA
- a CDS encoding DUF1517 domain-containing protein, producing the protein MSSLSDRFKRLTGKQRFVVARVMVQLAGEPTNPLLGTLNRVAQQTLDAEADGDEALEQLGRGLVEICQYLLELQPYWQAAANEGDIVWDEGEASDYFNELFTDSAQRYLSQPQVLESDSDDETLFLTPSDNVVVMLTFVATGEIPELETDLAEVEALDAGLKSIINLQYQNKLEAIQIHFSPARFGEQLTADHVLENFPELIPL; encoded by the coding sequence ATGAGTAGTTTAAGCGATCGCTTCAAGCGCCTGACTGGAAAACAACGCTTTGTTGTGGCCCGGGTCATGGTTCAGCTAGCCGGAGAGCCAACCAATCCCCTCCTAGGAACCCTCAACCGCGTCGCCCAACAAACCCTAGATGCCGAAGCTGACGGCGACGAGGCACTAGAACAACTTGGCCGGGGACTGGTGGAAATCTGCCAATATCTCCTCGAATTGCAGCCCTACTGGCAAGCCGCCGCCAATGAAGGGGATATCGTCTGGGATGAGGGGGAGGCCTCGGATTACTTCAACGAACTCTTTACCGACTCCGCTCAACGCTATCTCAGCCAACCTCAAGTCTTGGAGTCCGACAGTGATGACGAGACCCTATTTCTCACTCCCAGTGACAATGTGGTGGTGATGCTCACCTTCGTCGCCACAGGGGAAATCCCGGAACTCGAAACGGATTTAGCAGAGGTGGAGGCCTTAGACGCTGGACTCAAGTCCATCATTAACCTCCAGTACCAAAACAAACTTGAGGCGATTCAGATCCATTTCTCACCAGCTCGCTTCGGGGAACAGCTCACCGCCGACCACGTTCTAGAAAATTTCCCGGAACTCATCCCTCTTTAA